The following proteins come from a genomic window of Poseidonibacter antarcticus:
- a CDS encoding CcoQ/FixQ family Cbb3-type cytochrome c oxidase assembly chaperone, whose product MEYEELLNIQGYIKFFLLFVVFVVFYSYAYSIYSRDKKGERDFEKYSNLVHDDSSSSTPLEKREDNIDNKEK is encoded by the coding sequence ATGGAATATGAAGAATTATTGAACATCCAAGGTTATATAAAGTTTTTCTTGTTATTCGTTGTATTTGTAGTTTTTTACTCATACGCTTACTCTATATATAGTAGAGATAAGAAAGGTGAACGAGATTTTGAAAAATATTCTAACTTAGTTCATGATGATTCATCTTCTTCTACTCCTCTTGAAAAAAGAGAAGATAATATAGATAACAAGGAGAAATAG